In Streptomyces erythrochromogenes, the DNA window GCGGGGAGGCCTGCCCGGTGCGGTAGTCGCCGCCCACGGCGAGGCCCCTCGTACGGTCCCGGAAGGCGAGGGCGAAGACCCCCCGTGCGGGATCTCCCGCCGGAACGGTGGATTCGGCCACCCGCCAGGTCCGGCCGCGGTCCGCGGAGTGCAGGACCCGCGCGGTCGCTGCGCCGCCGGTGGCCAGCCAGACGTCGCGCGGGCCGGCGCTGACCAGGCACTGGCCGCTCGCGGCGAAGCCCGCCTCGCCCGGCAGCGCCCCGGGCATGCCCTCACTGGGCAGCACCCGCCAGTGGCGGCCGCCGTCGTCCGTGGACAGGATGCGGAACTTGCCGTCCACCGGATCGCTCATGGCCAGCCCGTGGCGGGCGTCGAAGAACGTGAGGCAGTCGTAGAAGGCACGCGGGTCGGGGTTGCGGAAGGTCTCGGTCCAGGTGGCGCCGCCGTCCTCGGTGCGCAACACCCTGGAGGCCTCGCCCTCGCCGATGGACAGGGCCACGGCGCGTCGCGCGTCGAAGGCCTCGATGTCGCGCAGCTCCAGTTGCTCCGCGACCGCGCCGGGCGGCGAGACGTCCTGCCAGCTGCGACCGCCGTCGAGCGTGCGCAGCACGGTCCCCTTGGAGCCGGCGACCCAGGCCGTGGAACGGCTGACCGCGGCGAGCCCCCGGAAGCGGGAGGTCTGCCCGGTGTCCTTGAGGGCCCAGCCGCTCGCGCGTAAGTCCTGTCCCCGGTCCTGCTCTTCGGCGTGCGCGGGGCCTGCGAGCACCCCGACCGCAAGGATTGCCGCGCACATGCCAATTCCAACATCCAGAAGTCTCATGGCGCCGGAAGCTAACGCACCGCGGATCCGCCCGTCCAGAGGGCGTCCCCGCCGCCTTCCGGGTCGCCCGGCCGCCGCCCCGGGGGGCCTCGCCGCCGCCCCCGGGCGCCCGGCCGCCGACCGCCGCACCCGCGCTTCAGCCCGTGCGTTGCGCCTGTGGAGTGAGCGACAACCGGCCCTTCTGAAGAGCCCCGTGGCCCTGCGCGGCACACCGTCCCACCTTCGCGCACTTCCGCCCACCCGGTCACTCTGTGCGATCACACAGGCAGGTTCCGGCCAGTCGGTGACACAGCTCACTCAAACGCCCATGCACGCATTCGCCGATTCCGGCGTCTATCGGGTTGCCGGGCCACACCCCACAGTCCGGCAGCAGATCCGCCGCAAGGGAGTGAGCCTTGATCACTGTCATCGAGCAGGCCGCGCAGGCCCGTCTGGTCGCCACCGCGCCGAAGGTCGAGACCGTTCCCGTCACCCTCTGTTACGACCGGGCGGATCCCTTCGCCGTTCGCATGGCCTTCCCCGCCCCGGCCACGCTGGAAGGTGTCGAGGTCTCGTGGACGTTCTCGCGCGAGCTGCTGGAGTCCGGGCTGGACCGCCCGTCCGGCTGCGGCGACGTGCGCGTGCGGCCGTACGACGGAGACCGGACCACGATCGAGTTCCACGCGGTGGAGGGCGTCGCGATCGTCCTGATGCTGACGGCCGAGCTGCACCGATTCCTGGAGCGGGCCGCGGCCGTGGTCCCGCCCGGCCTGGAGCACCTCTACCTCGACATGGACCACAGCCTGGCCGAGCTGATGCGCGACACCTGCTGAACCCCCCTGTCCCCGCCGTAAATCGTTTGCGGGCGGCCGGGGGCCGCCCGTAGCTTCGTTGACGCCCCATTGCCGTCGAACGGAGCAGGACGTTGCTCTTCTGAGGTCCGAGACACCGACCAGCGCGACCACCGCGACCACCGCGGTCACCGCGACCGTCAAGAACCCCCCGTGATCATCGACATCACGGCCACGGTCGCCGTCCCGCCCCTGTCGTGATCGCGTTCGCGATCCGAGCGTCGGCTGTCTCCCCGCGTTGCACGCACCACTCACGCAACCTGGAGGCCTCCATGAGCCACGCCCCTGCATTCATCACCTGTTCCGCCCTGTCCTTCGACTGGCCCGACGGAACCCCCGTGTTCGACGGGTTCCAGCTGGCCGTCGGCCCCGGCCGTACCGGCCTGATCGGACTCAACGGGAGTGGCAAGTCCACCCTGTTGAAGCTGATCGCCGGTGAACTTACCCCGTCCGAGGGCCAGTCGTCCGTAGCCGGCTCGGTCGGCTACCTCCCCCAGACCGTCACCCTCGACACCGCGCTGCGCGTGGACGAGGCGCTCGGCATCCGCACCGCCCGCGCCGCGCTGCACGCCATCGAGGCGGGCGAGGCCACGGAGGCGAACTTCGCCGCCGTCGGCGACGACTGGGACGTGGAGGAGCGGGCCCTGGCCACGCTCGACCAGCTCGGTCTCGCCCGGATCGGCCTGGACCGCACCGTCGGCGAGCTCTCCGGCGGCGAGTCCGTCCTGCTGCGCCTGGCCGCACTGCTGCTGGACCGTCCCGACGTCCTGCTGCTGGACGAGCCGACCAACAACCTTGACCTGCGCGCCCGGGGCCGCCTGTACGCGGCCGTCGAGTCCTGGTCCGGGGTGATGCTCCTGGTCAGCCACGACCGCGAGCTGCTGGAGCGGGTCGACCAGATCGCCGACCTGCGCGACGGTGAAGTCCGCTGGTACGGAGGGAACTTCACCGACTACGAGGAGATGCTCGCCGCCGAGCAGGACGCGGCCGAGCGCATGGTCCGGGTCGCGGAGGCCGACGTACAGCGGCAGAAGCGCGAACTGGCCGACGCACAGGTCAAATTGGCCCGGCGCAAGCGGTACGGCCAGAAGATGTACGAGAACAAGCGCGAGCCGAAGATCGTGATGGGCGCCCGCAAGCGTGCGGCACAGGAATCGGCCGGCAAGCACCGGATCATGCACACCGAGAAGCTGGCCCAGGCGAAGGAGCGGCTGGACCAGGCGGTGGAGGCGGTCCGCGACGACGCCGAGATCCGCATCGAACTGCCCGCGACCCTGGTCCCGCCGGGGCGGCGCGTCCTGACTCTCAGCGATGTGCACCTGCCGCACGGGGGCCGCGTACGGGGCGAGTGGGAGCTCCGGGGCCCGGAGCGGATCGCGCTGGTGGGCCGCAACGGCTCGGGGAAGACCACGCTGCTCCGCACGATCGCGGGGCAGCTAGCACCGGAGTCCGGGACGGCCGAGACCCATGTGACCACGCGGTTCCTGCCGCAGCGGCTGGACGTGCTGGACGAGGACCGCTCGGTCGTGGAGAACGTGGCGCGGTTCGCCCCGCAGGCCACCAACAACCTGATCCGGGCCCGGCTCGCGCACTTCCTCTTCCGGGGCGGGCGGGCGGACCGGCCGGCCGGCACCCTGTCGGGCGGCGAGCGGTTCCGGGCGGCACTGGCGGCGCTGCTTCTGGCGGAGCCCGCCCCGCAGCTCCTCATGCTGGACGAGCCGACGAACAACCTCGACCTGTCGAGCGTGCGGCAGCTGACCGACGCGCTGGAGTCGTACCAGGGCGCGCTCGTGGTGGCGAGCCACGACGTGCCGTTCCTGGAGTCGATCGGGGTGACGCGCTGGCTCCTGCTGGACGGCGAGCTGCGGCCGACCACGGCCGAGGAGGTCCGGGAGGCGCTGTGGCACGGCTGACCGGCTGACGGAGCACGGCGTACGCGGGTCCCCTCCCCGCGCGAGGGTGAGTCATACAGGGCGCGAAGGTCACCCCGTGTGAGACTTACGCTACAGACCGTAGCGAAACTCGGTCAGCGGGAGAGGGGAACCGTGCCACCCAGGAGCACACCCACCGCCAGGCAGCGGCGCCTCGGCTCCGAGCTGCGCAGACTCCGCGAGGAGTCGGGCACGTCGGTCCAGTGGGCCGCGGCGCTGCTCGGGGTCGACCGCACCCGGATCCCGAACATCGAGTCGGGCCGGATCGGCATCAGCGCCGAACGCGTCCGCACCCTCGCCCGCCACTACGGCTGCCGGCACCCGGAGCTCGTGGACCTGCTCGCGGGGATGGCGCAGGAGCGGGACAAGGGCTGGTGGGAGCGGCACCGGGGGGCACTGCCGCCCGGGCTGCTCGACATCTGCGAGCTGGAGCACCACGCGGTCGGGCTGCACACCGCGGTGACCACGCACATACCCGGACTGCTCCAGACCGAGGCGCACGCGCGGGCCGTCTTCGGCGTCGCCGACCCGCCGCTGCCGGAATCCGAGCTCCAGGCCCGCCTCGCGCTGCGGATGGGCCGCCAGCAGGTGTTCGCGCGGGAGCGGCCGCCGCTGTACGAGGCGGTGGTGCACGAGGCGGCGCTGCGGATGCGGTTCGGCGGGCCCGGGGTGGTCCGGGAGCAGCTGGAGCACGTACTCGCACAGTCGGAGCTGGAGCGTACGACGGTCCGGGTCATTCCGTTCAGCGCCGGCGGCTTCCCGGGGTCCGGGCAGTCCTTCACGTACGCCGCGGCGGCGCTGAGCCGGCTGGACACCGTGCAGCTGGACAGCTCGCACGGCTCGATGCTGGTCGACTCGGACCCGAAGCTGAGGCGGTACCGGGGGCTGCTGGAGCGGCTGCGCTCCCTGGCGCTGCCGGCGGCCGCCTCCCGCGATTTCATCCACACCGTCGTGCGGGACCTGTGACCGGGTCCGGGCCCCGGGCCCGTGTCATGGCCCTATGACCCACGGCCCACGGCCCCGAGGCCGACGGGGAGACCGAGGAGACCGAGGAGACCGGAGATCGACATGACCCCTTTCGAGGCCGCTTCGGCCACCCACCGGGACCACCGGGACATCGCCTGGTCGGAGCCCTTCTGCAGCGAGGGCGCCAACTGTTTCCGCTTCGGCCGCGACGCCGCCGGTCGGGCGTACATCGGAACGACGGGCTCCGGTGCGCACGTGTCCGACTCCGTCGAAGCCCTCCGGGCACTGGTCTCGGCCGTCAAGGCGGGGGCGGCCGACCACCTCCTCGCGTGATTTTGCCCTTTCGTTTCCCCTTCGAGGCCCTCTCAAACTGCACAAATAACCGGACGTAACCGGACATAGGTACGCCGAGGGCTTGGCTGGCCTTGATGTCAGGCTTAACCTACGACTCCGTAGGCTACGGAACCGTAGGTAATTCGCTTTGCACCCAGGAGTACCCGTGACGATCACCTCTCCCCACCTCGGCAGCTCGGAGGCGTGGACCGACGCCAAGCTGCTGTACGCGCTGGAAGAGGTGGTCGAAAAGGAGCTCAACCGCCACCTGCAGGTCACCAAGGACTGGATGCCCCACGAGTACGTTCCGTGGAGCGAGGGCCGGAACTTCCCGGGCTTCTTCGAGGACGGCGAGGCCTGGGACCCGCAGCAGTCCAAGGTCACCGACATCGGCAAGATCGCGCTGGTCGTGAACCTGCTGACCGAGGACAACCTCCCCAGCTACCACCACGAGATCGCGACGCTCTTCGGGCGCAACGGCGCGTGGGGCACCTGGGTGCACCGCTGGACGGCCGAGGAGGGCCGCCACGGCATCGTGATGCGCGACTACCTGCTGGCCTCGCGCGCCGTGGACCCGGACAAGCTGGAAGCGTTCCGCATGCAGCACATGTCGGAGGGCTTCGAGTCCGACAACCGCCACTCGATGCTGCACTCGGTGGCGTACGTGGCCTTCCAGGAGCTCGCCACGCGCATCTCGCACCGCAACACCGGCCACCAGTCCGGTGACCCGGTCTGCGACCGCATGCTGGCGCGCATCGCGCAGGACGAGAACCTGCACATGATCTTCTACCGCAACCTGCTGGGCGCGGCCTTCGAGCTCGCCCCGGACCTGACCATGCAGGCGGTGCGGGACGTCGTCGTCAACTTCCGGATGCCCGGACACGGCATGCCCGGTTTCGAGCGGATGGCCGCGCAGATGGCCATCGGCGGCGTCTACAACCTGCGGATCCACCACGACGACGTACTGGCGCCGGTCCTCCGCTTCCTCAAGGTCATGGACATCGCCGGCCTCGGCCCGGAGGGCCAGAAGGCCCAGGACGAGCTCGGCCTGTTCATGGACGGCCTGAACACCGAGGCCACGAAGTTCGACGAGAAGCTGGCCGCCCGCGCCGCGCGCCTCGCGGCCCGCAAGGGCTGACCGATTTCCGCCCGCTCGGGCGAGTGACGCCGATTGCCCTGGCAGAGCCGCGCTCTGCCAGGGTTTCGCGTCATGACGTCACTCCAGGTGGACATCGACCAGCTGACCCGTTTGACCCGCGCCCTGGACTCCTCGCTGAGCTCCCTGCGGGAGGCCCGGCGGGCCCTGGACCACGTGCGGCCCGACCAGCTGGGCACGGCGGATCTCGATGCGGCCTGCGACGGCTTCCAGGAACGGTGGGCCTACGGCACCCGGGAGCTGACCAAACGGGTCAAGGCCGTACGGGAGGGCGTGGACCGCAGCGCGGCGGAGTACGCGGAGCTGGAGCAGGCCGTCCGCACGGCCTTCCTCCGCGCGGCGGCCGCCCATGGCTGAGCACGCGGCGCTGGGCTTCGACCCGGCCCCCGGAAATCCGGCCGCGGTCCTGGCGTTGGCCAGGAAGCTCGGCGCGTCGGCGAAGTCGCTGGACGAGGCCTCCCGCGTGGTGACGGACCTCGTCTCGCACAGCTCTTCCTGGCAGGGCGAGGCGGCGACCGCCTTCCGGGCCTCCCTCTCGCGGGACCTCCCCCGCTACCTGGCCTCGGCCCACACCTCCCTGGCGGAGGCCGCCCGCCGGCTCACGGGCTGGCACGACACCCTGGTCGCGCACCGCGAGCTGGCCGCCCGCTACGAGGCCCAGGCCGCGGCGGCGAAGACCGAGGAGGCCCTCACCGACACCCGCCGCCTGGCCCGCGAACTCGCCGCCGAACACGCGGCGGCGGCCCGCCGCGTGGCCGCGACGCTGAACGCCGCGACGGACAAACTGGCCCCGAAGGAACCGGGCCTCCTGGCCTCGATCTGGCACAAGATCACCGAAGACCCGGCGGACGCCCTCTCCAACGCCTCGGCGATCCTGGGCTTCGTGGGCGCGCTGGTGGCGCTCGCCTGCCCGCCTGCCGGCCTCGCCATCATGCTGGTGGGCAGCGGCCTGTCCTTGGCGGCCCTGGCCATGCACGCTTCCGACCCGAAGTTCCGCAAGTCCCTGACGGACGGCTTGACCAAGGGCCAGTTCGACGCGGACTTCTGGAAAAGCAGCGTGACCCTCATGGGGGACACCGTCGGCTCGGTCCCGGGCGTGGCCGCCCTCGCCTCAGGTGCCAAGGCCGGAACGGCGGCCGCCCGCGCGGCCATGGCAGCCGCCCCGGAGGCCAGCGCACTGACAGGACTCAGCCCAGGGGCCACCGCCTTCCGCCAGGCAGCATGGTCCACGTCCGACGACCTGCGCCAGGTGGAGAGCCCCCTGACAGGATGGGCATTGCGGACCTCGACTCAGGAAACCCGAGACCGGGTAGGCGTAGCCGTGGCCGGCACAGGAGCCCTGACCGCCACACTCGACTACGGCCCGGACAACGAAACAGTCGAACACAGCTCGACGTCCGTGGACGGTGCCCGCGGGGTTCTGGAGGACGCTCCCTCAGCCATCAGAAAGTCCGGCCGCGTCTGGTCGGAGCTGAGGCCGTGACACATCCGAATTCCGTCCCTCCGGTCTGGTTCCGTCTGCCTCCCGGCTTCCATGACATCAGTCCTGGCGACAGGGCGACACTGGACGCATTCGCCGAGGCCTTGGGCAGCACTGACGCTCAACGGGAACTGTCCCAGCTCATGGACGACCTCGAAGAACTCGCCGGTCATGACGTCGTGCACACCGCGATCGGCTTTCACCCCGAGGAGCCGGTCGGCGTCGCGACGTCGTTGTTCTCGCTGACCGTCCGGCCGGCCCAACAGCCCAATCCCCGGCTTACCGTGGCACGTACGGCACTGGCGATCGCACGCTCGCCACATTGGACCAGCTGCATCCGCCAGTTCATCGAGTTGCCGTCCGGGCTTCCCTGCTGCCTGGTCGCGGGCACCATTTGTGTGCCCGACGTGGAGAATCGTCTATTTCAGGCCAGAGTCGCGACTGTGCATCCGGATGGGCTCCACCTACTCGTCCTCGATCTGACCAGCGCTTCAGCACAGCACGCTGAGGCCTATACGAACATCCTTGAGGCGGTCGCACACACCGCCCTCTTCTCGGACCCCGATGCAAGTGCGCCGACAGCAGCCGGTACCTCACGCATCCTGGAGGTGCTCCTATGAGCCTCGCAGTCGCCAAGGTGGCCTGGGACCACCCTCCGACGGTTGTCGGCTTCCGGCGGCTCGTCCTCCGCCGCCTCGGATGGGTGTTCAGTCTCGGGGGGCCCCCGCTGATTGCGCTGGCCTGCATCGGCCGCGTCCCCCACGCAGGAACAGCCTTCGCCCTGATCACCATGCTCGCCGCGCCGCTTCTTCCATGGGTGCTCACCGCGTACATCAGGCGCCATCGGGTCAAGGCCGTACTGCGGTCCTACCCCTGGGGCGAGTGGCCGTGCCGGCACCCGCTCCGACCGCCCGGGAGCCCGGCGACGATCGCGATTCCCTTTCGGGAGGACTTCACGGCCACGCTGCGGATCCTTCCGTTCCCCATTGCGCTCGCGCAGTTGGAGAACGATCACCCGGACCGGATCTGGTTCGCGGGCGACCCCCGCTTCGGTGGGGTCGTGTCGCCCGTCGGGGGGCACTACCCCGTGCGGGTCGTGCCCCACACGCCGCGGCGCGAGGAGTGCGGTGGCGAGGGGTTCGACCTCGCGCGGCGGGTGGGGTTGGTTCGTGCCAGCGGGAAGGCCACGCGGACCTGAGTCAGCGGCGGCGGGGGCGCAGCGCGAGGCGCTCCGCCTCCGAGAGGCCGCCCCAGACCCCGAATCGCTCGTCATTGGCCAGGGCGTACTCCAGGCACGCCGCCCGCCCCTCGCACGCCCCGCACAGCCGCTTCGCATCGCGCAATGAGGAGCCCGGCTCCGGGAAGAAGAAGCCCGGGCCGGTCTGGGCGCACAGGGCGAGTTCGTACCAGGCGGTGGTGTCGGTGG includes these proteins:
- a CDS encoding WD40/YVTN/BNR-like repeat-containing protein produces the protein MCAAILAVGVLAGPAHAEEQDRGQDLRASGWALKDTGQTSRFRGLAAVSRSTAWVAGSKGTVLRTLDGGRSWQDVSPPGAVAEQLELRDIEAFDARRAVALSIGEGEASRVLRTEDGGATWTETFRNPDPRAFYDCLTFFDARHGLAMSDPVDGKFRILSTDDGGRHWRVLPSEGMPGALPGEAGFAASGQCLVSAGPRDVWLATGGAATARVLHSADRGRTWRVAESTVPAGDPARGVFALAFRDRTRGLAVGGDYRTGQASPRAAAVSADGGRTWRQATTPPPAYRSGAAWYPYSGGTALAVGPTGTDVTTDGGRSWRPLDAGSFDTVDCAADTGCWAAGEKGRVARLERR
- the ssgD gene encoding spore wall synthesis regulator SsgD translates to MITVIEQAAQARLVATAPKVETVPVTLCYDRADPFAVRMAFPAPATLEGVEVSWTFSRELLESGLDRPSGCGDVRVRPYDGDRTTIEFHAVEGVAIVLMLTAELHRFLERAAAVVPPGLEHLYLDMDHSLAELMRDTC
- a CDS encoding ABC-F family ATP-binding cassette domain-containing protein, producing the protein MSHAPAFITCSALSFDWPDGTPVFDGFQLAVGPGRTGLIGLNGSGKSTLLKLIAGELTPSEGQSSVAGSVGYLPQTVTLDTALRVDEALGIRTARAALHAIEAGEATEANFAAVGDDWDVEERALATLDQLGLARIGLDRTVGELSGGESVLLRLAALLLDRPDVLLLDEPTNNLDLRARGRLYAAVESWSGVMLLVSHDRELLERVDQIADLRDGEVRWYGGNFTDYEEMLAAEQDAAERMVRVAEADVQRQKRELADAQVKLARRKRYGQKMYENKREPKIVMGARKRAAQESAGKHRIMHTEKLAQAKERLDQAVEAVRDDAEIRIELPATLVPPGRRVLTLSDVHLPHGGRVRGEWELRGPERIALVGRNGSGKTTLLRTIAGQLAPESGTAETHVTTRFLPQRLDVLDEDRSVVENVARFAPQATNNLIRARLAHFLFRGGRADRPAGTLSGGERFRAALAALLLAEPAPQLLMLDEPTNNLDLSSVRQLTDALESYQGALVVASHDVPFLESIGVTRWLLLDGELRPTTAEEVREALWHG
- a CDS encoding helix-turn-helix domain-containing protein codes for the protein MPPRSTPTARQRRLGSELRRLREESGTSVQWAAALLGVDRTRIPNIESGRIGISAERVRTLARHYGCRHPELVDLLAGMAQERDKGWWERHRGALPPGLLDICELEHHAVGLHTAVTTHIPGLLQTEAHARAVFGVADPPLPESELQARLALRMGRQQVFARERPPLYEAVVHEAALRMRFGGPGVVREQLEHVLAQSELERTTVRVIPFSAGGFPGSGQSFTYAAAALSRLDTVQLDSSHGSMLVDSDPKLRRYRGLLERLRSLALPAAASRDFIHTVVRDL
- a CDS encoding acyl-ACP desaturase, whose product is MTITSPHLGSSEAWTDAKLLYALEEVVEKELNRHLQVTKDWMPHEYVPWSEGRNFPGFFEDGEAWDPQQSKVTDIGKIALVVNLLTEDNLPSYHHEIATLFGRNGAWGTWVHRWTAEEGRHGIVMRDYLLASRAVDPDKLEAFRMQHMSEGFESDNRHSMLHSVAYVAFQELATRISHRNTGHQSGDPVCDRMLARIAQDENLHMIFYRNLLGAAFELAPDLTMQAVRDVVVNFRMPGHGMPGFERMAAQMAIGGVYNLRIHHDDVLAPVLRFLKVMDIAGLGPEGQKAQDELGLFMDGLNTEATKFDEKLAARAARLAARKG
- a CDS encoding WXG100 family type VII secretion target, whose translation is MAEHAALGFDPAPGNPAAVLALARKLGASAKSLDEASRVVTDLVSHSSSWQGEAATAFRASLSRDLPRYLASAHTSLAEAARRLTGWHDTLVAHRELAARYEAQAAAAKTEEALTDTRRLARELAAEHAAAARRVAATLNAATDKLAPKEPGLLASIWHKITEDPADALSNASAILGFVGALVALACPPAGLAIMLVGSGLSLAALAMHASDPKFRKSLTDGLTKGQFDADFWKSSVTLMGDTVGSVPGVAALASGAKAGTAAARAAMAAAPEASALTGLSPGATAFRQAAWSTSDDLRQVESPLTGWALRTSTQETRDRVGVAVAGTGALTATLDYGPDNETVEHSSTSVDGARGVLEDAPSAIRKSGRVWSELRP
- a CDS encoding WhiB family transcriptional regulator, with product MSTNTSAAATDTTAWYELALCAQTGPGFFFPEPGSSLRDAKRLCGACEGRAACLEYALANDERFGVWGGLSEAERLALRPRRR